In Chlamydia serpentis, the following are encoded in one genomic region:
- a CDS encoding insulinase family protein, translating into MKAGDTYRNFIIKSCKDLPEIESKLFEAEHKPTGASIMMIVNDDDENVFNICFRTCPQTSNGVAHVLEHMVLCGSENYPVRDPFFSMTRRSLNTFINAFTGADFTCYPAASQIPEDFYNLLSVYIDAVFHPLLTKQSFLQEAWRYEFNSNDQLFYTGVVFNEMKGAMMSGEARLSEALNAAIFPSVTYGVNSGGEPKEIVTLSHEAIRAFHQSQYSINRCLFYFYGNIKPSRHLDFLEEKLLRQATKLEKQTVSVPLQKRFKEPVRQISTYPADHEEEDKVLFGISWLTCSILDQQELLALHVLEIILMGTDAAPLKSRLLKSGFCKQTEMSIENDIREIPITLVCKGCSPAGAQKLESWIFASLEEIIHEGISENIIKGAVHQLELSRKEITGYSLPYGLSLFFRSGLLKQHGGYPEDGLRIHSLFSELRSSLKNPDYLSKLIRKYLLDNPHFAKVILIPDRELVAKENKDEQQLLDNIKEKLTNQDKEKIIQNARELEEYQGQDEDLNGILPNLALDKVPTSGKEFLLIKEGFIEGEVLHHECFTNDIVFIDVVLDIPPLSAEELPWLRLLVFLMLQLGCGGRSYKEHLELLLEYTGGVDVSYDFSPHANKNSFLSPSVSIRGKSLASNSEKLCNIISDMLTSVDFTDTLRIRELLMQHNEALTNSVRNSPMNYALSMACSGDSITAGMSYVTTGLPYVKKIRELTKNFNQNIDETVVILQQLFTKCFCGKRQIVISGSAQNYQQLKDNKFYGLLDYIIVIPESWKNPIIDVNVASQGLHIPARAAFNALAFPIGDIPYDHPDAAALTVAAEILDNVVLHTKIREQGGAYGSGAAANLSRGSFYCYSYRDPEIAATYKAFLKGVSDIASGKFTREDIYEGALGVIQGLDMPVAPGSRASVAFYRLKSGRIPALRQAFRRSVLEMTKEHICMVVDKYLASMVNKTTFISFAGEEMLSNNTPKLDRDFPIIPAI; encoded by the coding sequence ATGAAAGCTGGTGATACATATAGAAATTTCATTATCAAATCATGCAAAGATCTTCCTGAAATAGAGAGTAAACTCTTTGAAGCAGAACATAAGCCTACAGGTGCTTCTATCATGATGATCGTTAATGATGATGATGAAAACGTTTTCAATATTTGTTTTAGAACATGCCCTCAGACTTCTAACGGTGTTGCTCATGTTTTAGAACACATGGTCCTTTGTGGTTCCGAAAACTATCCTGTGAGAGACCCTTTTTTTTCCATGACACGTCGTAGTCTTAATACTTTCATAAATGCTTTTACAGGTGCAGATTTTACATGTTATCCAGCAGCTTCCCAGATTCCTGAAGATTTTTATAATCTACTAAGTGTCTATATTGATGCAGTTTTCCATCCTTTGTTAACGAAACAAAGTTTTCTTCAAGAGGCATGGAGATATGAATTCAATTCCAATGATCAGCTCTTCTACACTGGAGTTGTCTTTAACGAGATGAAGGGTGCTATGATGTCAGGAGAGGCACGACTCTCAGAAGCTTTAAATGCTGCTATCTTTCCCTCAGTTACCTATGGAGTAAACTCAGGAGGAGAGCCTAAGGAGATTGTGACTCTTTCTCATGAAGCTATTCGTGCGTTTCATCAAAGCCAATATAGTATCAATCGCTGCTTATTCTATTTTTATGGGAATATCAAACCCTCTCGTCATTTAGACTTCTTAGAAGAAAAGCTTCTTAGACAAGCTACAAAATTAGAAAAACAGACTGTATCAGTACCATTACAGAAAAGATTTAAAGAACCTGTAAGACAAATATCCACTTATCCTGCCGATCACGAGGAAGAAGATAAGGTTCTCTTTGGAATATCTTGGCTCACTTGTTCTATTCTCGACCAACAAGAGTTGCTGGCATTGCATGTATTAGAGATCATTCTTATGGGTACAGATGCTGCTCCTTTAAAATCTCGCTTGTTAAAATCGGGCTTTTGTAAGCAAACAGAAATGAGTATAGAGAATGACATTCGTGAAATCCCAATCACATTAGTATGTAAGGGATGTTCTCCAGCTGGAGCTCAGAAATTAGAGTCTTGGATATTTGCTTCTCTTGAGGAAATCATTCACGAAGGGATATCAGAAAATATTATAAAAGGTGCTGTACATCAACTAGAATTATCTAGGAAAGAAATTACTGGATATTCCCTGCCATATGGATTGTCTCTATTTTTCCGCTCAGGATTATTAAAACAACATGGGGGCTATCCTGAAGATGGTCTTCGAATCCACAGCTTATTTTCTGAACTTCGTTCTTCTTTGAAAAATCCTGATTATCTTTCTAAGTTGATTCGCAAGTATCTTTTAGATAATCCACATTTTGCAAAAGTTATCTTGATTCCTGATAGGGAGCTAGTTGCTAAAGAAAATAAAGATGAACAGCAGCTTTTAGATAATATAAAGGAAAAACTCACAAACCAAGATAAGGAAAAGATAATACAAAATGCACGTGAACTTGAAGAATACCAAGGGCAAGATGAAGATCTGAATGGGATTCTTCCTAATCTTGCTTTGGATAAAGTCCCTACCTCTGGCAAAGAATTTCTTTTAATTAAAGAAGGATTTATTGAAGGTGAAGTCCTTCATCATGAGTGCTTCACTAATGATATTGTTTTTATAGATGTTGTTTTAGATATCCCTCCGTTATCTGCTGAAGAGCTTCCTTGGTTGCGTTTGCTTGTGTTTTTAATGTTGCAGCTTGGGTGTGGAGGAAGGTCCTATAAAGAGCATTTGGAGCTTCTCTTAGAATATACAGGTGGTGTAGATGTCTCTTATGATTTTTCTCCACATGCGAATAAAAATAGCTTCCTTTCCCCCTCAGTCAGTATCCGGGGTAAGAGTTTGGCATCAAATTCTGAGAAGTTGTGCAATATTATTAGCGATATGTTGACGAGTGTAGATTTTACAGATACTCTTAGGATTCGTGAATTGCTCATGCAGCACAACGAAGCACTAACTAATAGCGTTAGAAATAGCCCTATGAATTATGCCCTGAGTATGGCCTGCTCAGGTGATTCTATAACAGCAGGGATGTCCTACGTAACCACAGGTCTTCCTTATGTCAAAAAAATCCGTGAACTTACAAAGAATTTTAATCAAAATATAGATGAGACTGTTGTCATTCTACAACAGCTATTCACAAAGTGTTTTTGTGGAAAACGACAGATCGTCATTAGTGGAAGTGCTCAAAACTATCAACAATTAAAAGATAATAAATTTTATGGTCTTTTAGATTATATTATTGTTATCCCGGAGTCTTGGAAAAACCCAATTATAGACGTAAATGTAGCTTCTCAGGGATTGCATATTCCTGCACGTGCAGCATTTAATGCTCTTGCTTTCCCCATTGGAGATATACCTTATGACCATCCTGATGCGGCAGCCTTGACGGTTGCAGCAGAGATCTTAGATAATGTCGTGTTGCATACTAAAATCCGAGAACAAGGAGGGGCTTATGGCTCTGGAGCAGCTGCTAACCTATCTCGAGGGTCTTTCTATTGCTACAGCTACCGTGATCCAGAAATTGCAGCGACATATAAAGCCTTTTTAAAGGGAGTTTCCGATATTGCTTCTGGAAAATTCACTCGAGAAGATATCTATGAAGGAGCACTCGGGGTTATTCAAGGTTTAGATATGCCTGTAGCTCCTGGAAGCCGAGCTTCAGTAGCGTTCTATAGGCTGAAAAGTGGTAGAATTCCTGCTTTGCGCCAAGCATTTCGTCGTTCTGTTCTTGAAATGACGAAAGAACATATCTGTATGGTTGTAGATAAGTACCTAGCGTCCATGGTCAATAAAACGACATTCATATCTTTTGCTGGTGAAGAAATGCTAAGTAATAATACTCCTAAGTTAGATAGAGATTTCCCAATAATACCAGCAATCTAA
- a CDS encoding DegQ family serine endoprotease has product MITKQLRSWLAVLIGFGLVALPFSGQALGKKESRVSELPQDALLKEISGGFSKVATKATPAVVYIESFPKSNPVTHPTPGRRGPYENPFDYFNDEFFNRFFGLPSQREKPQSKEAVRGTGFIVSSDGYIVTNNHVVEDTGKIHVTLHDGQKYPATVIGLDPKTDLAVIKIKAQNLPFLSFGNSDQLKVGDWAIAIGNPFGLQATVTVGVISAKGRNQLHIADFEDFIQTDAAINPGNSGGPLLDIDGQVIGVNTAIVSGSGGYIGIGFAIPSLMANRIIDQLIRDGQVTRGFLGVTLQPIDAELASCYKLEKVYGALVTDVVKGSPADKAGLKQEDVIIAYNGKEVDSLSTFRNAISLMNPETRIVLKVVREGKIIEIPVTVSQAPKEDGMSALQRVGIRVQNLTPENAKKLGISPETKGILIISVEPGSVAASSGIAPGQLILAVNRQKVSSIEDLNRTLKDTNNDSILLMISQGDVIRFIALKPEE; this is encoded by the coding sequence ATGATAACTAAGCAATTGCGTTCATGGTTAGCTGTACTCATTGGTTTTGGCCTGGTAGCTCTTCCTTTTTCAGGTCAAGCTTTAGGGAAAAAAGAATCACGAGTTTCAGAGCTGCCTCAAGATGCTCTTCTTAAAGAAATCTCGGGAGGATTTTCTAAAGTAGCCACGAAAGCAACTCCTGCTGTTGTCTACATAGAAAGTTTTCCAAAGAGTAATCCTGTAACGCATCCTACTCCTGGACGTCGCGGTCCTTATGAGAATCCATTTGATTATTTTAATGACGAATTTTTCAATCGTTTTTTTGGCTTGCCCTCACAAAGAGAAAAACCTCAAAGTAAAGAGGCTGTTCGTGGAACAGGATTTATCGTCTCTTCAGATGGTTATATCGTCACCAATAACCATGTTGTAGAAGATACCGGGAAAATCCATGTGACTCTTCATGATGGACAAAAGTACCCAGCAACTGTTATTGGACTTGACCCTAAAACAGATCTTGCTGTTATTAAAATTAAAGCTCAGAACCTCCCTTTCTTATCGTTTGGTAATTCTGATCAATTAAAAGTCGGAGATTGGGCAATTGCGATTGGAAATCCCTTTGGTCTTCAAGCTACTGTCACGGTCGGTGTGATCAGCGCGAAAGGGAGAAATCAACTACATATAGCGGATTTCGAAGACTTCATTCAGACAGACGCTGCCATTAATCCTGGAAACTCTGGAGGTCCTCTTCTTGATATTGATGGACAAGTGATTGGTGTTAACACTGCTATCGTTAGTGGTAGTGGTGGTTATATCGGCATAGGATTCGCAATTCCTAGTCTCATGGCTAATAGAATCATTGACCAGTTGATCCGTGATGGTCAAGTTACCCGGGGATTCTTAGGAGTAACTTTACAGCCTATAGATGCCGAACTTGCTAGTTGTTACAAACTCGAAAAAGTTTATGGGGCCTTGGTTACAGATGTTGTTAAAGGATCTCCAGCAGATAAGGCGGGACTAAAACAAGAAGATGTTATTATTGCTTATAATGGAAAAGAAGTTGACTCGTTGAGTACTTTTCGTAATGCGATTTCTTTAATGAATCCTGAGACACGTATTGTTTTAAAAGTAGTCCGTGAAGGAAAAATTATTGAAATTCCAGTGACGGTTTCACAAGCTCCAAAAGAAGATGGAATGTCGGCTTTACAGCGTGTGGGAATTCGTGTTCAAAACCTTACTCCTGAAAATGCTAAAAAACTTGGAATTTCTCCAGAAACCAAAGGTATTCTGATTATAAGTGTTGAACCAGGATCTGTAGCGGCATCCTCAGGAATTGCTCCAGGGCAGCTTATTCTTGCTGTTAATAGGCAAAAGGTATCTTCGATCGAAGACTTGAATAGGACCTTAAAAGATACTAACAATGACAGCATTCTCCTTATGATTTCCCAAGGAGATGTCATTCGCTTTATTGCTTTGAAACCTGAGGAATAG
- a CDS encoding DUF648 domain-containing protein, which translates to MLSYTFDSSVSPTFQHRFMAGIDNWFFLGGNRVKIIRLRDSNFGYAVQENVSLSIIKKILKILSYILIPIVIVALLIRYFLHSRFTYSLEHVVDKSAPRFFANLQRRSICNGLKYAQNPLYFVSFSADVLRSLLPPVTEIPEANRLKNYIRDGQFIEGAEGIRKYLSNMLNYVIGCLGSIDRSQWTQLMKETKIQAYFDLRSFSFFRFVSPTLERIVEPIFKQESEIDSSLSIQGSRCFIIQCLKVYCERRYSEVVNSKDLRELIVSETGKEFFCPITERNLYDQVDQQCQRHLLERILHRSHDQLCWNDFTFSIIGDSMAMWIVEPIFRG; encoded by the coding sequence ATGTTAAGCTATACCTTTGATTCCTCAGTATCACCTACTTTTCAACACCGCTTTATGGCGGGAATAGATAACTGGTTTTTTTTAGGAGGAAATCGTGTAAAAATTATTCGTCTCAGGGACTCTAATTTTGGTTATGCAGTTCAGGAAAATGTTTCTTTATCAATTATAAAAAAAATTTTAAAAATACTTTCCTATATACTCATTCCTATTGTTATCGTAGCCCTATTAATTCGGTATTTTTTACACTCTAGGTTTACATACTCTTTAGAACATGTTGTTGATAAGTCAGCACCAAGATTTTTTGCAAATCTACAAAGAAGGAGTATATGCAACGGACTAAAATACGCACAGAACCCATTATATTTTGTCTCATTTTCTGCGGATGTTCTACGATCCTTGCTTCCTCCTGTAACAGAAATCCCTGAAGCTAATCGTTTAAAAAACTATATAAGAGATGGTCAGTTTATAGAAGGAGCAGAAGGAATAAGGAAATATCTTAGCAATATGCTCAACTATGTTATTGGGTGTCTAGGTTCGATAGATCGATCTCAGTGGACTCAGTTAATGAAAGAAACTAAGATTCAGGCTTATTTTGACCTGCGATCTTTTTCCTTCTTTCGCTTTGTTAGTCCAACACTGGAAAGGATTGTCGAGCCCATCTTCAAACAAGAGTCGGAAATAGACTCATCCCTATCTATTCAGGGATCGCGTTGCTTTATTATCCAGTGCTTAAAGGTTTACTGTGAACGAAGATATTCGGAAGTTGTAAATTCTAAAGATCTTAGAGAATTAATAGTAAGTGAAACAGGCAAGGAATTTTTCTGTCCAATTACCGAAAGAAACCTATATGATCAAGTAGATCAACAATGTCAAAGACATCTACTAGAAAGAATATTACACAGATCCCATGATCAGTTATGCTGGAATGATTTCACATTCTCCATTATTGGCGATTCAATGGCCATGTGGATAGTTGAACCGATATTTCGTGGATAG
- a CDS encoding M20/M25/M40 family metallo-hydrolase: MNPDLKYFDINSETFLKEFAKFISFRSISADSNYLPDCENCAQFLLESINKIFHVELWEMSGHPPLIYASYKTTNPLSPTLILYNHYDVQPAELSDGWEGDPFILRKKQGNLYARGASDNKGQCFYTLKALQYYYHSRGSFPLNITWLIEGEEESGSPALFTWLEKKKEALRADYLLIVDGGFVSKKYPYVSIGARGLVSMKVYLQEGTKDMHSGTLGGIAYNTNRALAEILSSLHHSDNSIAVPKFYDDLSLYSNSDQPDLPKSNIIRECEENLGFRPEGYESAYSPEESALRPTIEINGISGGYTGPGFKTVIPYKATAYISCRLVPNQDPARAAQQVINHMKQRVPASLKFSYEILPGSPGWISSPNLPIVKVLQEIYRGLYNEECLRLVMPATIPIAPLLGEATQASPIICGTSYLSDNIHAAEEHFSIDQLKKGFLSICELLDKLSITKE, encoded by the coding sequence ATGAATCCAGATTTGAAATATTTTGACATAAATAGTGAAACATTCTTGAAAGAATTTGCAAAATTTATAAGTTTCCGATCTATATCCGCTGACAGTAACTATCTTCCTGACTGCGAAAACTGCGCCCAGTTTCTATTAGAATCTATTAACAAGATTTTTCATGTAGAGCTCTGGGAAATGTCTGGGCACCCCCCTTTAATCTATGCATCCTACAAAACTACAAATCCTCTTAGTCCTACTCTTATCCTCTATAATCACTATGATGTACAACCAGCAGAGCTCTCTGATGGGTGGGAAGGCGATCCCTTTATTCTTAGAAAAAAACAAGGTAATCTCTATGCCCGCGGAGCCTCTGATAATAAAGGCCAGTGTTTCTATACTCTAAAAGCATTACAATATTACTATCACTCTCGAGGTAGTTTTCCTTTAAACATCACCTGGTTAATTGAGGGGGAGGAAGAGAGTGGAAGTCCTGCATTATTTACTTGGTTAGAGAAAAAAAAAGAAGCTTTACGCGCTGATTACCTACTTATTGTAGATGGAGGTTTTGTTTCTAAAAAATATCCCTACGTAAGTATAGGAGCTCGAGGTCTCGTTTCTATGAAAGTCTATCTTCAAGAGGGAACCAAGGATATGCATTCAGGAACATTAGGAGGAATTGCTTATAACACCAATCGTGCTCTAGCAGAAATCCTTAGCTCCCTGCATCACTCTGATAATTCTATAGCTGTTCCTAAATTTTATGATGATCTTTCTCTTTATTCAAATTCTGATCAACCTGATCTTCCTAAATCAAACATTATTCGAGAATGCGAAGAAAATTTAGGTTTTAGACCTGAAGGCTATGAATCGGCCTATAGCCCTGAAGAATCAGCTTTGCGTCCTACTATAGAAATCAATGGAATTTCTGGCGGATATACAGGGCCTGGATTTAAGACCGTTATTCCCTACAAGGCAACCGCGTATATCTCTTGCCGGCTTGTTCCCAACCAAGATCCTGCTAGAGCTGCTCAACAGGTTATAAATCATATGAAACAACGTGTTCCTGCATCGTTAAAGTTTTCTTATGAAATTCTTCCAGGATCTCCAGGTTGGATAAGTTCTCCTAATCTTCCGATAGTCAAAGTACTTCAGGAGATCTATAGAGGACTTTACAATGAAGAATGCTTAAGATTGGTGATGCCTGCTACAATCCCGATTGCCCCCTTATTAGGAGAGGCAACACAAGCCTCTCCTATCATCTGTGGAACCTCTTATCTTAGTGATAACATTCACGCTGCTGAAGAACACTTCTCTATAGATCAGCTTAAAAAAGGATTCCTTTCTATCTGTGAGCTTCTTGATAAGCTTTCAATAACAAAAGAGTAA